A single genomic interval of Spinacia oleracea cultivar Varoflay chromosome 6, BTI_SOV_V1, whole genome shotgun sequence harbors:
- the LOC110802712 gene encoding LRR receptor-like serine/threonine-protein kinase RGI5 isoform X1: METFKFALFHILTVSMIWLVSVSSLSPDGQALLSLLSAADPVSKSSSAVLSTWEPSSATPCSWEGITCSPQQTVISLSLPNIFLNLSSIPLHLSSLASLQLLNLSTTNISGSIPPSFGLFSHLRLLDLSDNNLSGSIPKELGKLSSLQFLYLNSNKLSGKVPPQLSNLTSLQVLCLQDNLLNGSIPSQLASLMSLQQFRLGGNPYLTGQIPHQLGLLANLTTFGVAATGLSGVLPSAFGNLVNLETLAVYDTDISGSIPPELGSCLQLTNLYLHMNKMTGNIPPQLGRLWKLTSLLLWGNSLTGSIPAELSNCSALVVLDLSANNLSGEIPADLGKLLLLQQLHLSDNSLSGSIPSEMSNCTSLTTLQLDKNQLTGSIPPQIGDLKYLQSFFLWGNSVSGTIPAEFGNCSELYTLDLSRNKLTGLIPEEIFRLKKLSKLMLLGNSLIGGLSPGVANCESLVRLRLGENQLSGQIPKEIGQLQNLVFLDLYMNHFSGGIPHEIGNITVLELLDLHNNHLTGEIPAELGELVNLEQLDLSRNSFSGKVPVSFGNFSYLDKLVLNNNLLSGQIPKSIRNLQKLTLLDLSFNNISGTIPPEIGYLTSLSISLDLSYNALSGQIPEPISSLTQLQSLDLSHNMLYGKIVILGFLTSLTSLNISCNNFSGPIPVTPFFKTLSSNSFLENKNLCQSLDGVSCSSGISRKNGLKSAKTVALIFVILTSVTIALAVSWMVVTRNRRYIVQNSGGNSAAAAGPDDFSYPWTFIPFQKFGFTIDNILECLKDENIIGKGCSGVVYKADMPSGELIAVKKLWKTKKEDEVIDSFTAEIQILGHIRHRNIVKLLGYCSNKKVKLLLYNFVSNGNLQQLLQNNRNLDWETRYKIAVGSAQGLAYLHHDCVPSIIHRDVKCNNILLDAKCEAYLADFGLAKLMHSPTYHHAISKVAGSYGYIAPVVIWVAEYGYTMNITEKSDVYSYGVVLLEILSGRSAIENQVMGDGQHIVEWVKKKMGSFEPAVSVLDAKLQGLPDQLVQEMLQTLGIAMFCVNSAPSERPTMKEVVALLMEVKTTPEELGKTSQPLINHPSIHN, encoded by the exons ATGGAGACTTTCAAATTTGCATTATTCCATATTTTAACAGTTTCAATGATTTGGTTAGTATCAGTTTCAAGCTTGTCACCAGATGGGCAAGCATTACTGTCTCTTCTATCAGCTGCAGACCCAGTTTCAAAATCATCTTCTGCAGTATTATCAACATGGGAGCCTTCCTCTGCAACACCATGTTCATGGGAAGGCATCACTTGTTCACCACAACAAACTgtcatttctctctctctcccaaaCATCTTCCTTAACCTGTCTTCTATCCCACTCCATCTCTCCTCCCTTGCCTCGCTGCAACTCCTCAACCTGTCCACCACCAACATCTCCGGTTCCATCCCTCCATCTTTCGGCCTCTTTTCGCATCTTCGTCTCCTCGACCTCTCCGATAATAATCTCTCTGGCTCCATCCCTAAAGAACTTGGGAAACTGTCTTCTCTCCAGTTTCTTTACTTGAATTCCAACAAGCTTTCTGGTAAAGTCCCACCTCAGCTTTCTAACCTCACCTCTTTGCAAGTACTTTGCCTACAAGATAACCTTCTCAATGGGTCAATACCTTCTCAGTTGGCTTCTTTAATGTCACTTCAGCAGTTTAGGTTAGGGGGTAACCCTTATTTAACAGGACAGATTCCTCATCAGTTAGGTCTACTTGCTAATCTCACCACATTTGGGGTTGCTGCAACTGGTTTATCAGGTGTCTTGCCCTCTGCATTTGGGAACCTTGTCAACTTAGAGACCCTTGCTGTGTATGACACTGACATTTCGGGGTCCATTCCACCTGAGCTGGGTTCGTGTTTACAGCTCACTAATTTGTATTTGCATATGAATAAGATGACGGGTAATATTCCCCCTCAGTTGGGGAGGCTCTGGAAGCTCACTAGCTTACTTCTGTGGGGGAATTCTCTGACTGGAAGTATTCCGGCTGAGCTATCCAACTGTTCAGCATTGGTTGTGCTTGATTTATCGGCAAACAATCTGTCTGGGGAGATTCCTGCTGATTTGGGGAAGTTGCTACTGTTACAGCAGCTTCATCTGTCTGACAATTCACTTTCAGGTTCAATTCCCTCGGAGATGAGCAACTGCACTAGTCTGACTACTCTGCAGTTGGATAAGAACCAACTCACAGGCTCAATTCCTCCGCAGATTGGTGATCTTAAGTACTTGCAGAGCTTCTTCTTGTGGGGGAACTCGGTATCTGGGACTATTCCAGCTGAGTTTGGTAATTGCAGTGAACTTTACACACTTGATCTTTCCAGGAATAAGCTCACTGGTTTGATCCCAGAGGAGATATTCAGGTTGAAGAAACTCAGCAAGCTTATGTTGCTTGGGAATTCATTGATTGGTGGTTTGTCTCCAGGTGTTGCAAATTGTGAGTCTTTGGTGAGATTGAGGCTCGGAGAAAATCAGCTTTCTGGGCAGATTCCAAAAGAGATAGGACAGTTGCAGAATCTTGTGTTTCTTGACTTGTACATGAATCATTTTTCTGGTGGTATTCCTCATGAGATTGGTAATATCACTGTGCTTGAGCTGCTTGATTTACACAATAATCATCTGACAGGAGAGATTCCGGCTGAATTGGGAGAGCTAGTAAACCTTGAGCAGCTTGATCTAAGTAGAAACAGCTTCTCAGGAAAAGTTCCTGTGAGTTTTGGGAATTTCAGCTACCTGGATAAACTCGTCCTTAACAACAATTTATTATCAGGGCAAATTCCGAAATCTATCAGAAACTTGCAGAAGCTTACACTACTGGATTTGAGCTTCAATAACATCTCAGGAACAATCCCACCTGAAATCGGCTACTTGACAAGCTTATCCATTAGCTTGGACTTAAGTTATAATGCTTTAAGTGGTCAAATACCTGAGCCAATATCTAGTTTGACACAACTACAATCTCTAGATCTTTCTCATAACATGCTTTATGGGAAAATCGTCATCCTTGGTTTTTTGACAAGCCTCACTTCCTTGAATATCTCTTGCAACAACTTCTCAGGCCCGATTCCTGTTACCCCATTTTTCAAAACCTTAAGCTCAAATTCCTTCCTAGAGAATAAGAACCTTTGCCAATCTCTTGATGGTGTCTCATGCTCTTCGGGTATTTCGAGGAAAAACGGGTTGAAATCTGCCAAAACAGTTGCTCTGATATTTGTGATCCTGACATCAGTTACCATTGCACTTGCAGTCTCATGGATGGTTGTCACAAGAAACCGCAGGTACATAGTGCAGAATTCAGGTGGTAACTCTGCTGCTGCAGCAGGTCCAGATGATTTCTCCTATCCATGGACATTCATTCCTTTCCAAAAGTTCGGTTTCACTATTGACAACATATTAGAGTGTTTGAAAGATGAAAATATCATTGGGAAAGGGTGTTCAGGTGTTGTCTATAAGGCAGATATGCCCAGTGGAGAGCTGATTGCTGTTAAAAAACTGTGGAAAACAAAGAAAGAAGATGAAGTAATAGATTCTTTTACTGCAGAAATCCAGATTCTTGGGCATATTCGACATCGAAATATTGTAAAGCTCTTGGGTTATTGTTCAAATAAGAAAGTGAAGCTATTGCTATATAATTTTGTTTCAAATGGGAATTTGCAGCAGTTGTTACAGAATAACAGGAACTTGGACTGGGAAACAAGGTACAAGATTGCTGTTGGATCAGCTCAAGGTCTTGCTTATCTTCATCACGATTGTGTGCCGTCGATCATCCACAGAGATGTCAAGTGCAATAACATACTTTTGGATGCCAAGTGTGAAGCTTATCTCGCAGATTTTGGATTGGCTAAGCTCATGCATTCCCCTACCTATCACCACGCCATCTCTAAAGTTGCCGGATCTTATGGATATATAGCTCCAG TTGTGATATGGGTTGCAGAGTATGGTTACACCATGAACATAACAGAAAAGAGCGACGTATACAGTTATGGAGTAGTCCTTCTGGAAATCCTAAGCGGACGGAGTGCTATAGAAAACCAGGTGATGGGAGACGGACAACACATAGTTGAGTGGGTGAAGAAGAAAATGGGAAGCTTTGAACCAGCAGTATCAGTACTAGACGCTAAACTTCAAGGACTACCAGATCAATTGGTGCAAGAGATGCTTCAAACACTCGGCATTGCAATGTTCTGCGTCAACTCGGCACCATCAGAAAGGCCAACCATGAAGGAAGTAGTAGCCTTGCTTATGGAGGTCAAAACAACTCCTGAAGAATTGGGAAAAACTTCTCAACCTCTAATAAACCACCCTTCAATTCACAACtaa
- the LOC110802712 gene encoding LRR receptor-like serine/threonine-protein kinase RGI5 isoform X2, whose amino-acid sequence METFKFALFHILTVSMIWLVSVSSLSPDGQALLSLLSAADPVSKSSSAVLSTWEPSSATPCSWEGITCSPQQTVISLSLPNIFLNLSSIPLHLSSLASLQLLNLSTTNISGSIPPSFGLFSHLRLLDLSDNNLSGSIPKELGKLSSLQFLYLNSNKLSGKVPPQLSNLTSLQVLCLQDNLLNGSIPSQLASLMSLQQFRLGGNPYLTGQIPHQLGLLANLTTFGVAATGLSGVLPSAFGNLVNLETLAVYDTDISGSIPPELGSCLQLTNLYLHMNKMTGNIPPQLGRLWKLTSLLLWGNSLTGSIPAELSNCSALVVLDLSANNLSGEIPADLGKLLLLQQLHLSDNSLSGSIPSEMSNCTSLTTLQLDKNQLTGSIPPQIGDLKYLQSFFLWGNSVSGTIPAEFGNCSELYTLDLSRNKLTGLIPEEIFRLKKLSKLMLLGNSLIGGLSPGVANCESLVRLRLGENQLSGQIPKEIGQLQNLVFLDLYMNHFSGGIPHEIGNITVLELLDLHNNHLTGEIPAELGELVNLEQLDLSRNSFSGKVPVSFGNFSYLDKLVLNNNLLSGQIPKSIRNLQKLTLLDLSFNNISGTIPPEIGYLTSLSISLDLSYNALSGQIPEPISSLTQLQSLDLSHNMLYGKIVILGFLTSLTSLNISCNNFSGPIPVTPFFKTLSSNSFLENKNLCQSLDGVSCSSGISRKNGLKSAKTVALIFVILTSVTIALAVSWMVVTRNRRYIVQNSGGNSAAAAGPDDFSYPWTFIPFQKFGFTIDNILECLKDENIIGKGCSGVVYKADMPSGELIAVKKLWKTKKEDEVIDSFTAEIQILGHIRHRNIVKLLGYCSNKKVKLLLYNFVSNGNLQQLLQNNRNLDWETRYKIAVGSAQGLAYLHHDCVPSIIHRDVKCNNILLDAKCEAYLADFGLAKLMHSPTYHHAISKVAGSYGYIAPEYGYTMNITEKSDVYSYGVVLLEILSGRSAIENQVMGDGQHIVEWVKKKMGSFEPAVSVLDAKLQGLPDQLVQEMLQTLGIAMFCVNSAPSERPTMKEVVALLMEVKTTPEELGKTSQPLINHPSIHN is encoded by the exons ATGGAGACTTTCAAATTTGCATTATTCCATATTTTAACAGTTTCAATGATTTGGTTAGTATCAGTTTCAAGCTTGTCACCAGATGGGCAAGCATTACTGTCTCTTCTATCAGCTGCAGACCCAGTTTCAAAATCATCTTCTGCAGTATTATCAACATGGGAGCCTTCCTCTGCAACACCATGTTCATGGGAAGGCATCACTTGTTCACCACAACAAACTgtcatttctctctctctcccaaaCATCTTCCTTAACCTGTCTTCTATCCCACTCCATCTCTCCTCCCTTGCCTCGCTGCAACTCCTCAACCTGTCCACCACCAACATCTCCGGTTCCATCCCTCCATCTTTCGGCCTCTTTTCGCATCTTCGTCTCCTCGACCTCTCCGATAATAATCTCTCTGGCTCCATCCCTAAAGAACTTGGGAAACTGTCTTCTCTCCAGTTTCTTTACTTGAATTCCAACAAGCTTTCTGGTAAAGTCCCACCTCAGCTTTCTAACCTCACCTCTTTGCAAGTACTTTGCCTACAAGATAACCTTCTCAATGGGTCAATACCTTCTCAGTTGGCTTCTTTAATGTCACTTCAGCAGTTTAGGTTAGGGGGTAACCCTTATTTAACAGGACAGATTCCTCATCAGTTAGGTCTACTTGCTAATCTCACCACATTTGGGGTTGCTGCAACTGGTTTATCAGGTGTCTTGCCCTCTGCATTTGGGAACCTTGTCAACTTAGAGACCCTTGCTGTGTATGACACTGACATTTCGGGGTCCATTCCACCTGAGCTGGGTTCGTGTTTACAGCTCACTAATTTGTATTTGCATATGAATAAGATGACGGGTAATATTCCCCCTCAGTTGGGGAGGCTCTGGAAGCTCACTAGCTTACTTCTGTGGGGGAATTCTCTGACTGGAAGTATTCCGGCTGAGCTATCCAACTGTTCAGCATTGGTTGTGCTTGATTTATCGGCAAACAATCTGTCTGGGGAGATTCCTGCTGATTTGGGGAAGTTGCTACTGTTACAGCAGCTTCATCTGTCTGACAATTCACTTTCAGGTTCAATTCCCTCGGAGATGAGCAACTGCACTAGTCTGACTACTCTGCAGTTGGATAAGAACCAACTCACAGGCTCAATTCCTCCGCAGATTGGTGATCTTAAGTACTTGCAGAGCTTCTTCTTGTGGGGGAACTCGGTATCTGGGACTATTCCAGCTGAGTTTGGTAATTGCAGTGAACTTTACACACTTGATCTTTCCAGGAATAAGCTCACTGGTTTGATCCCAGAGGAGATATTCAGGTTGAAGAAACTCAGCAAGCTTATGTTGCTTGGGAATTCATTGATTGGTGGTTTGTCTCCAGGTGTTGCAAATTGTGAGTCTTTGGTGAGATTGAGGCTCGGAGAAAATCAGCTTTCTGGGCAGATTCCAAAAGAGATAGGACAGTTGCAGAATCTTGTGTTTCTTGACTTGTACATGAATCATTTTTCTGGTGGTATTCCTCATGAGATTGGTAATATCACTGTGCTTGAGCTGCTTGATTTACACAATAATCATCTGACAGGAGAGATTCCGGCTGAATTGGGAGAGCTAGTAAACCTTGAGCAGCTTGATCTAAGTAGAAACAGCTTCTCAGGAAAAGTTCCTGTGAGTTTTGGGAATTTCAGCTACCTGGATAAACTCGTCCTTAACAACAATTTATTATCAGGGCAAATTCCGAAATCTATCAGAAACTTGCAGAAGCTTACACTACTGGATTTGAGCTTCAATAACATCTCAGGAACAATCCCACCTGAAATCGGCTACTTGACAAGCTTATCCATTAGCTTGGACTTAAGTTATAATGCTTTAAGTGGTCAAATACCTGAGCCAATATCTAGTTTGACACAACTACAATCTCTAGATCTTTCTCATAACATGCTTTATGGGAAAATCGTCATCCTTGGTTTTTTGACAAGCCTCACTTCCTTGAATATCTCTTGCAACAACTTCTCAGGCCCGATTCCTGTTACCCCATTTTTCAAAACCTTAAGCTCAAATTCCTTCCTAGAGAATAAGAACCTTTGCCAATCTCTTGATGGTGTCTCATGCTCTTCGGGTATTTCGAGGAAAAACGGGTTGAAATCTGCCAAAACAGTTGCTCTGATATTTGTGATCCTGACATCAGTTACCATTGCACTTGCAGTCTCATGGATGGTTGTCACAAGAAACCGCAGGTACATAGTGCAGAATTCAGGTGGTAACTCTGCTGCTGCAGCAGGTCCAGATGATTTCTCCTATCCATGGACATTCATTCCTTTCCAAAAGTTCGGTTTCACTATTGACAACATATTAGAGTGTTTGAAAGATGAAAATATCATTGGGAAAGGGTGTTCAGGTGTTGTCTATAAGGCAGATATGCCCAGTGGAGAGCTGATTGCTGTTAAAAAACTGTGGAAAACAAAGAAAGAAGATGAAGTAATAGATTCTTTTACTGCAGAAATCCAGATTCTTGGGCATATTCGACATCGAAATATTGTAAAGCTCTTGGGTTATTGTTCAAATAAGAAAGTGAAGCTATTGCTATATAATTTTGTTTCAAATGGGAATTTGCAGCAGTTGTTACAGAATAACAGGAACTTGGACTGGGAAACAAGGTACAAGATTGCTGTTGGATCAGCTCAAGGTCTTGCTTATCTTCATCACGATTGTGTGCCGTCGATCATCCACAGAGATGTCAAGTGCAATAACATACTTTTGGATGCCAAGTGTGAAGCTTATCTCGCAGATTTTGGATTGGCTAAGCTCATGCATTCCCCTACCTATCACCACGCCATCTCTAAAGTTGCCGGATCTTATGGATATATAGCTCCAG AGTATGGTTACACCATGAACATAACAGAAAAGAGCGACGTATACAGTTATGGAGTAGTCCTTCTGGAAATCCTAAGCGGACGGAGTGCTATAGAAAACCAGGTGATGGGAGACGGACAACACATAGTTGAGTGGGTGAAGAAGAAAATGGGAAGCTTTGAACCAGCAGTATCAGTACTAGACGCTAAACTTCAAGGACTACCAGATCAATTGGTGCAAGAGATGCTTCAAACACTCGGCATTGCAATGTTCTGCGTCAACTCGGCACCATCAGAAAGGCCAACCATGAAGGAAGTAGTAGCCTTGCTTATGGAGGTCAAAACAACTCCTGAAGAATTGGGAAAAACTTCTCAACCTCTAATAAACCACCCTTCAATTCACAACtaa
- the LOC110802713 gene encoding embryogenesis-like protein, producing MNQRSSLSIYTLLGRNPLISSKKPTSTFLFKLLAPISTHTCSPSVTSNPTSNSPYFNHPSTLISQFRTYRADSSEDFDKNKIVDEINLKFAEAREEIESAMDSKETVYFNEEAECARTAVKEVLDLYEGLLGKLKVEERGALQRSMGLKIEQLKAELQQLDD from the coding sequence ATGAATCAAAGATCATCACTTTCAATCTACACTTTACTTGGCAGAAACCCTTTAATCTCCTCAAAGAAACCCACATCTACCTTCCTCTTTAAATTACTCGCACCAATTTCTACCCACACATGTTCACCCTCAGTTACTTCAAACCCCACTTCAAATTCCCCCTATTTCAATCACCCATCAACCTTAATCTCTCAATTCAGGACTTACCGTGCAGATTCATCTGaagattttgacaaaaacaagaTAGTTGACGAGATTAACCTGAAATTTGCTGAAGCAAGGGAAGAAATCGAGTCAGCTATGGATTCTAAAGAGACTGTTTACTTCAATGAAGAAGCTGAGTGTGCTAGGACTGCTGTTAAGGAAGTTCTGGACTTGTATGAAGGCTTATTGGGGAAGTTAAAGGTTGAGGAGAGAGGAGCCTTGCAGAGGTCTATGGGGCTCAAGATTGAGCAGCTTAAGGCCGAGCTTCAGCAATTAGATGATTGA